Proteins encoded in a region of the Colius striatus isolate bColStr4 chromosome 18, bColStr4.1.hap1, whole genome shotgun sequence genome:
- the ADAP2 gene encoding arf-GAP with dual PH domain-containing protein 2 isoform X1 produces the protein MMDRDRNKTLLLELQKAAGTGNGRCADCGEPDPEWASYKLGIFICLNCSGIHRNLPQISRVKSLRLDFWENDLIEFMKKHGNLCAKAKYEAKVPPYYYVPRSCDCLVLREQWIRAKYEREEFVATRGCQDPCSAGSREGFLWKRGRESRQFQKRRFVLSAREGVMQYYTKESRGPKAIISIGSLNAMFQTEKIQHAHGLQITYNTDGQTRNLFVYHESGKEIVDWFNAIRAARYHYLRTAFPAVPEPELIPRITRTYVKEGYMEKTGPKQKEAFKVRWFCLDPQERNLMYFKNPLDAFAQGQVFIGRMDKGYEVRAGLPQGVRVKKRKPAITVVTPMREFVFLCENDREQKEWIDALNGVIAQPLTD, from the exons ATGATGGACCGCGACCGCAACAAGacgctgctgctggagctgcagaaggCTGCCGGCACCGGGAACGGCCGCTGCGCCGACTGCGGGGAGCCAG ATCCAGAGTGGGCTTCTTACAAACTCGGCATATTCATCTGTTTGAATTGCTCTGGAATCCATCGCAATCTTCCTCAAATCAGCAGGGTCAAATCCCTTCGGCTTGACTTCTGGGAGAACGATCTCATAGAg tttatGAAGAAGCATGGGAATCTCTGTGCCAAAGCTAAATATGAGGCGAAAGTCCCTCCCTACTATTACGTTCCTCGGTCCTGTGATTGCTT ggTTTTAAGAGAGCAATGGATTAGAGCTAAATATGAGCGTGAGGAATTTGTTGCCACCCGAGGCTGCCAAGATCCTTGTTCTGCAG GGAGCCGTGAAGGATTCCTGTGGAAGCGGGGCCGGGAAAGCAGACAGTTCCAGAAGAGGCGGTTTGTCCTGTCAGCAAGGGAAGGGGTGATGCAGTACTACACCAAAGAA TCCAGAGGTCCCAAAGCCATTATCAGCATTGGGAGTCTGAATGCAATGTTCCAGACAGAGAAAATCCAACATGCTCATGGGCTGCAGATCACATACAACACAGATGGTCAAACGAGGAACCTTTTTGTCTATCATGAAAGTGGAAAG GAGATTGTTGACTGGTTCAATGCCATTCGGGCAGCACGTTACCACTATCTCAGAACAGCCTTCCCAGCTGTCCCTGAGCCTGAG CTCATACCCAGGATTACAAGAACTTATGTCAAAGAAGGATATATGGAGAAAACAGGACCAAAA cagaaggaggcCTTCAAGGTGCGCTGGTTCTGCCTGGATCCTCAAGAAAGGAACCTGATGTACTTTAAAAATCCACTG GATGCATTTGCACAGGGCCAGGTTTTTATTGGAAGGATGGATAAGGGATATGAAGTACGAGCTGGCTTGCCCCAAGGAGTCCGGGTGAAGAAGAGGAAACCAGCCATCACTGTGGTCACACCAATGAGAGAGTTTGTGTTTCTATGTGAGAATGACAGGGAGCAGAAGGAGTGGATAGATGCCTTAAATGGAGTTATTGCCCAGCCTTTGACTGATTAA
- the ADAP2 gene encoding arf-GAP with dual PH domain-containing protein 2 isoform X2 translates to MKKHGNLCAKAKYEAKVPPYYYVPRSCDCLVLREQWIRAKYEREEFVATRGCQDPCSAGSREGFLWKRGRESRQFQKRRFVLSAREGVMQYYTKESRGPKAIISIGSLNAMFQTEKIQHAHGLQITYNTDGQTRNLFVYHESGKEIVDWFNAIRAARYHYLRTAFPAVPEPELIPRITRTYVKEGYMEKTGPKQKEAFKVRWFCLDPQERNLMYFKNPLDAFAQGQVFIGRMDKGYEVRAGLPQGVRVKKRKPAITVVTPMREFVFLCENDREQKEWIDALNGVIAQPLTD, encoded by the exons atGAAGAAGCATGGGAATCTCTGTGCCAAAGCTAAATATGAGGCGAAAGTCCCTCCCTACTATTACGTTCCTCGGTCCTGTGATTGCTT ggTTTTAAGAGAGCAATGGATTAGAGCTAAATATGAGCGTGAGGAATTTGTTGCCACCCGAGGCTGCCAAGATCCTTGTTCTGCAG GGAGCCGTGAAGGATTCCTGTGGAAGCGGGGCCGGGAAAGCAGACAGTTCCAGAAGAGGCGGTTTGTCCTGTCAGCAAGGGAAGGGGTGATGCAGTACTACACCAAAGAA TCCAGAGGTCCCAAAGCCATTATCAGCATTGGGAGTCTGAATGCAATGTTCCAGACAGAGAAAATCCAACATGCTCATGGGCTGCAGATCACATACAACACAGATGGTCAAACGAGGAACCTTTTTGTCTATCATGAAAGTGGAAAG GAGATTGTTGACTGGTTCAATGCCATTCGGGCAGCACGTTACCACTATCTCAGAACAGCCTTCCCAGCTGTCCCTGAGCCTGAG CTCATACCCAGGATTACAAGAACTTATGTCAAAGAAGGATATATGGAGAAAACAGGACCAAAA cagaaggaggcCTTCAAGGTGCGCTGGTTCTGCCTGGATCCTCAAGAAAGGAACCTGATGTACTTTAAAAATCCACTG GATGCATTTGCACAGGGCCAGGTTTTTATTGGAAGGATGGATAAGGGATATGAAGTACGAGCTGGCTTGCCCCAAGGAGTCCGGGTGAAGAAGAGGAAACCAGCCATCACTGTGGTCACACCAATGAGAGAGTTTGTGTTTCTATGTGAGAATGACAGGGAGCAGAAGGAGTGGATAGATGCCTTAAATGGAGTTATTGCCCAGCCTTTGACTGATTAA